A segment of the Amia ocellicauda isolate fAmiCal2 chromosome 5, fAmiCal2.hap1, whole genome shotgun sequence genome:
CAATATGCTTACATGACTGACAGTTCATTTCCCTCATTGGAATATGACTTGGTGTTCAATCTTTGTATCTGTTTAAATTGCTCACCAActcttaaaataacaataactttTCTGTTTACTCTTTTTCATTAGGTTGCCAGTCTTTGCTAAGTTGTTGCTTGCatgatttagtttatttttaaaaagcatgaaGCATCACACTAGgttgacaaaataaaaattccACAAACTTAATGCAATAGAGCAGTCAGGATCCAGCCGACCTTATGTCATGCTGCTGCTATAGCGTTCCTAAGCCCTGGATCAGACGGATTCCGATGCCTAGCTTATTAAGTCATGAGTGATAGTGTAGAAAGCACTCGGCAGTAAAGGCACGTACGTTTATAGGTCAATTTTGGATGATGCACATCACTTAAATTATCTTTGATCTAATTCAGTTTTCTTCACAAAGTTATTGAACACAAGCTTCTCGAAGTTGAAGCTGCAAAAATGACAATGTCATCTGCAGATCAGCAGTGGTCCTAAGTAGCTGTGTTTATCTTGATTGGAAATTATATAATAGAAGTGTGTGTTAGATACAGGTGAAATCGAAATTGAAATGTGTTGTGTTAGCTTAAATTATGTCACACAGTTATCAacagaatagttttttttattaaattgctTTGAGTATGAAATAATGAAAGTTATTATGAAATGAAGGATTGCACAATTTCAGAGAGCAAGCATGTTTTAGGTTTTAGGTGGATTCATATGGTTGAATTGTTTGGAATACTAGACTGTAACTGTAACACTTGTTATATAATACACAGGGCTGTAGCTGTAGGTAAATGGGCAGGTTTCCCACTGTGGTACATAAGTGTCTCGTAGTGACATCTGTTGGTTAGAAtggaaattgaaaataaatacttctACCCTTTTTGCGCAGGCGGTGCTGGCAGGATTATAAACTCCAGTGCAGgcctccattttgtttttttttcattgagaAGATGCAACTAGTCGGCAAGCCATGTAGTTAGATTATCCCAATGTGACCAGCTGTAGTGAATTAAGTATATTATGAGACTGTTAGCAGACCAAACAAATTAGTTCATGCAGAAGAGCTGAAAGAATCCATAAAATGATGGACCCTAAGCAGCAGTCATAAAAATCctttaattaaatgattaaacgTAGTAAACGCAATGATtttagtcttgttttttttttcttcccattaGACAATTTGATCTGTGAGAGACTGGAAACCgtgaatacaaaaaataaaaatggcggtATTATTCTTTCCCTGTGTATTTTTGtcgttaaaaaaaataaaataaaaatggatagcATTTTATCGCCCAAAGCTAGCTTGTTGAGAAGTTTCTCAGTAATtctttaaaaaagtaattttctCTGGAGAGAGACATCTCTGGGCTTACAGGTTGTGATTTTTCAGCGTTTGAATTGAACTTTGCATTTAAGAATAAATCAGAATTCAGAacgtatttgtttatatatgcatgtatgtgtctATTTATGTATATCAATTTCCTATACTTTAGGTTTTTACTTCAGTGTCTGGAAGATCTTGATGCCAGTCTGCGGAAACTGAATTCCCGCCTGTTTGTCATCCGAGGGCAGCCAGCTGACGTCTTTCCGCGCCTTTTTAAGGTAATGTCATCCGAGGCGAGGCTTCTGATATAGAGTCCAGTGAACTGCCTCGGCACATAATGAAGTCTCCTGTACCCAAGGCATGACCGCTGGTATTTATAGAACCTGCAGGATGCCCTTGTGGTTCTGAGGGTCACTCACATTCACAAAGTCTATGCCAGGCTGTTTGTAGCACTGATTAATTGTTCCTGGAAATGTTGCAAACACATTTTCCATTTCCACAGTTTAGGGTTTTTTAATGCAAAGCTTTAAAAATGCAGCTATaaatgtatagatttttttCCTTGATGCAAACTCTTTTGTCTGTGTTTAACCAAGGGCTGAGCAAATCGCACTAACTTTTGTCTCAGCTAATGAATCTATGTTGGAAATCTCCACAGTTCTGCCTCATTAAGTCACATGTTGCTGACGCATTGCCTCTTCTCTAGGAATGGAATATCAACCGACTGTCTTTTGAATACGACTCCGAGCCCTttgggaaagagagagatgcagcCATTAAGAAACTGGCCAGCGAGGCTGAAGTGGAAGTCATTGTTCGCATCTCGCACACCTTGTATGATTTAGAAAAGTAAGCAGAGATTCcactttcttttttatgtaCTTGTGCTTTTATGACTGGGCATCATTTGGGAACTGGTTGTTGGCAATGTATCATGAATCTCTTACTGCAGTTAGACAAGGTTATCAATTCTGTAAGCAGCATCCTGCACTttccaaaataataatgtgtgcaATAATTTATAATCTCGCCAGTTGAGTTTGGTAGGGAAAATCTGATCTATTCACCTTTAAGAAATTGAATTATCTGGCACGGTTTATATATTCCAGAGACAGGAAATGCACTACTGTATGTCTTATGATGGCAACATAAAAGAACTCCCTCTTCTGGTAATGGCAATATACTAACAGCAGGTGGCAGAAGACGCTCATCCATAAATCATGCAGTGCTGTGTACCTTTCCACAATGAAATGGAATCGAACTTGAATCAAAATTGTGGTTTAcagtattattgtttttcttcttccaggATTATTGAGCTCAATGGAGGCCAGCCACCTCTCACGTACAAACGGTTTCAGACCCTTATCAGTCGTATGGACCCTCTGGAGACTCCTGTGGAGCCAATCACTCCCGAGGTCATGGGGAAATGCACGACCCCACTGTCGGATGACCACGATGAGAAGTTTGGGGTCCCTACTTTGGAGGAACTTGGTGAGGATTATGTTAAACTGACTGACTGTGGACCTGAGTTTTACAGCAGTTTTCTTacaattacatttcagttttgtttcatATATTAATGATCATTTCAAGAGGTGCTTtgcaaatattttgtataaGTGTATAAGCTATTACAAGCTGTTATGTGCTGCCCATAGTCATTAATAAATCATTTCTAACATTATAAAATCATAAGCCCAAGCTGTCTTTACTGGTCATTCTCTATTTGCTTATTTCTTATGTCCAGTTCAATTCAAAAGATTTGGGAAGGATTGCCAACTCTGGACTGCATAAAATGTAGCTGGTTTTATTCATTAAGCCATATATGTTGTAATGTGGGCTGTAAGTCACCAACTGAAATGTGAGAGATTGTGATTTGTAAGAAGATTTTTTGTCGTGTCTAATATGTGTCTTTCTTACTGTGTAGGTTTTGACACAGAAGGCCTGCCCTCTGCTGTGTGGCCAGGAGGAGAGACGGAAGCCCTCACTCGCCTGGAAAGACATTTAGAGAGAAAGGTAAGAAACAAAGATACTGCTCAGCTATTAAAACGTTTGGCAAGTTAATTTCACAGCAGGGTGTAAAACTGTGCCTTTTAATTGGTTTAAGTAATAAAGAGGAGAATAAACCTGAATACTGTCTTTTGGCATGGAAAGGATGAATCCCGAGGTAGCTAGCTGCTTTAGCATCTTGTAGAACCCCCTACCAACTCTTTCGTGCGTTCTTATTGTTGGCAAACACAAATAGCAGAGGATACTGGTGTGCTTTTAAAGTGGTTTCGTCTGCATTGTTTTTGTCAAGGTGTAACGATAAGAGCACAGCAAACATGTAGAGGTGGCCCAGTCTTCTAAACTAATAAACTAATCCGTTATGTATGTGCAGTGCTTTTTGacatttttaatgttgtttcaggcatGGGTGGCCAACTTTGAAAGGCCCAGAATGAATgccaactccctcctggccagtcCAACAGGTCTGAGCCCGTACCTGCGCTTTGGCTGCCTCTCCTGCCACCTCTTCTACTTCAAACTGACAGACCTGTACAAAAAGGTGAGGTCCCAAAGTGCCACATCTTATGAAACCAGTTTCTTATAGTAGTAATGGAAGTCGGATGTTTTTGAAATAATGGAAAATGCATACAGCAAAAGCCGTCAGTCTTAATTGAATTGTAGAGCACAGTATTTACACATCCCTCCCCCGACAGGTCAAGAAGAACAGTTCACCACCCTTGTCACTCTATGGACAGCTGCTCTGGAGGGAGTTTTTCTACACAACCGCCACCAACAACCCACGGTTCGACAAGATGGAAGGCAACCAGATATGTGTGCAAATCCCCTGGGACAAGAACCCCGAGGCCCTGGCCAAGTGGGCGGAGGGCCGGACGGGCTTCCCCTGGATCGACGCCATCATGACCCAACTGCGGCAGGAGGGCTGGATCCACCACCTGGCCCGGCATGCGGTGGCCTGCTTCCTGACCCGGGGCGACCTGTGGATCAGCTGGGAGGAGGGCATGAAGGTGAGACACATCTTCAAACTACTCCAGCCCCTGAGACACTGAGGAACCATGCCAGTGAAGATCTGACAGAGTGCATTTATTCTGTAACTGGCAGTAGTGTTGTCTAGAGCTGGGTGTTTGCACATTCTccctcttgtttgttttcctgagatCCACATCGATCCCTGAGAAAACTAAAGAGCCTATTATTTCTCAtcgttatgtttttttttttttttttttttttttttttttggggcgTTCGCACACTTGATGATATGTGCCTATTTTTAAAATGGGTAGGTACTGAACTTCAAATCTTTGTGTCCTAAGGTGTTTGAGGAGCTGCTATTGGATGCAGACTGGAGTGTGAATGCTGGCAGCTGGATGTGGCTGTCCTGCAGCTCCTTCTTCCAGCAGTTCTTTCACTGCTACTGTCCTGTGGGCTTTGGGAGAAGGACAGACCCCAACGGAGACTATATCAGGTGATGCATTTAACTGAGTGCTGCCTTTTTCCATCTATAGCCATCACTATATATGGAGTATATGTGTAAGTATTTTATGTTGTTACGTGGCTTGGCTTGGCTTGAGTGAGACAGGCAGATGTGATAGGTAGACAGCTCTCTGGTAAGATCAAACATGGGGAACTGCTAGTCACTGACTTTAAATCCAATTAAAGTTATAGTTTACAAAATGTAACTAGTAGCTGTGGAAATAATTCACCTCTAGCCCAGGTATGACTGCAGCCTTCTGCAGTTCTGTTGAGCTTCCATTCACTTCAGCTGCTCAGCATCTCTATAAATGGGGTTGCATATCTACTTGTGTAGCTAGCCTGAGGAACCTGCCCTCAACTAAGTCCCGCCCATACATCTATATAGAGTATTCTAGCTTTTTCTATCTATCATTCAATGGAGCTAAAACCCAAACCACTTTctgaatacagtgagggaaaaaagtatttgatcccctgatgattttgtacgtttgcccactgacaaagaaatgatcagtctataattttaatggtaggtgtattttaacagtgagagacaaaataataacaaaaaaatccagacaaacgcatttcaaaaaagttataaattgatttgcatgttaatgagtgaaataagtatttgaccccttcgacttaatacttggtggcaaaacccttgttggcaatcacagaggtcagacgtttcttgtagttggccaccaggtttgcacacatctcaggagggattttgtcccactcctctttgcagatcctctccaattcattaaggttttgaggctgacgtttggcaactggaaccttcagcttcctccacagattttctatgggattaaggtctggagactggctaggccactccaggaccttaatgtgcttcttcttgagccactcctttgttgccttggctgtgtgttttgggtcattgtcatgctggaatacccatccacgacccattttcaatgccctggctgaggaaggaggttctcacccaagatttgacagtacatggccccgtccatcatccctttgatgcagtgcagttgtcctgtccccttagcagaaaaacacccccaaagcataatgtttccatctccatgtttgatggtaggaatggtgttcttggggtcattcctcctcctccaaacacggcgagttgagttgatgccaaagagctcgatttttggtctcatctgaccacaacactttcacccagttctcctctgaatcattcagatgttcattggcaaacttcagacgggcctgtacatgtgctttcttgagcaggggggccttgcgggcactgcaggatttcagtccttcacggcatattgtgttaccaattgttttcttggtgactatggtcccagctgccttgagatcattaacaagatcctcccatgtagttctgggctgattcctcaccgttctcatgatcattgaaactccacgaggtgagatcttgcatggagccccagaccgagggagactgacagttattttgtgtttcttccatttgtgaataatcgcaccaactgttgtcaccttctcaccaagctgcttggcgatggtcttgtagcccattccagccttgtgtaggtctacaatcttgtccctgacatccttggacagctctttggtcttggccatggtggagggtttggaatctgattgattgattgcttctgtggacaggtgtctttaagagagtgctcctaatctcagctcgttacctgtataaaagacacctgggagccagacatcttgctgattgatagaggatcaaatacttatttccctcattaacatgcaaatcaatgtataacttttttgaaatgcgtttttctggatttttttgttgttgttctgtctctcactgttaaaatacacctaccattaaaattatagactgatcatttctttgtcagtgggcaaacatagaaaatcagcaggggatcaaatacttctttccctcactgtactgtagcttTGGAAGCATCATTCATCAAAATAAATAGAACAGAATGAACCCCTAAGGTGAAGAGAACTAAAGAACAAGTTAGAACGTTCTTTTTCCGAGAAACTATGCTATTCATCCAATACTAGTGTATGTAGAAGTTTCTGATattgaaaatgaacaaaatatgcATATATAATCACCATCAATATCAATCCACTGTAggttgaaggcctccccaagatgtttccacttggtCATTCTCTTTTACATGTCACGCCTCCAtagtttatgatttaatcttcccatctttaatgtggtcatcttctacgTCTTTTTATCTACAgctatccattcaatagcttattttgtccatctttgagaagttcttcttgcagtgtgtctggcccattgccattttaacatgttcacatATTTTGGCTTGTTCTTGGAtccaataatttatttttccatctctgcttgttattccaagcatacatctatataaatatatatattaaattgctctatttgtattatttttcttagaCGTTACTTGCCTGTTCTGAGGGGATTTCCTGCCAAGTACATTTATGATCCCTGGAACGCACCCGAAAGCGTACAGAAAGTTGCGAAATGTGTCATTGGTGTGCATTACCCCAAACCCATGGTGAACCATGCTGAAGCCAGCCGCCTCAACATCGAGAGGATGAAGCAGATCTACCAGCAGCTTTCATGTTACAGAGGACTTGGTGAgacaacttaaaataaataaataatcattttttaaaaatggtggcatcttcaacagcagcaaaaaataaaactaattttgaACTTTCCCTGCTATTTCTTTATCTTTCTAATTATTTTCGGTCTTCTTTAATTGTAGGTCTTCTTGCCTCTGTGCCTTCCAACCCGACTGGCAGTGGAAATGGAGGGATGGTGGGTTTCTCCTCAGGGGAAGGCATGCATGCCAGTCACACCCCAACTGGTGAGTATTCAttgccgttttttttttttatgtaaggtTGCAATGTGATCACAAACTTGTTTGGATCACCGAAGATGTGGCTGAGAGTTCATCAAGTTCAAAGGTTTATAACTTGaatagaaaaacaaagtaattaGGTAGTTGACCATCAGCTTTCTGATTAATATTTTTAGGAATAATGGAGGCACAAGCTGTCAGTGTCCTGGCATACAGTCATGGAGAATCCCACACAGGGATGCAACAGCAAGGTAAACActcgacacacacactctcagcaCCAGAACCTCATGCACACTGTTATCACCGGGCTTGTGGAGTGCGCTGTGCTCCAATTCGTACTCACTGCAAGAATGAGACGATTTCAAGGATatgttttaaaatctcaatgTGCAAGTCTTCTGTTTTTGATCAccataaaacaaatcaattacactgtatacaaaaaaaaaagtcaagtgATGAATTGGTAATCCTCTCATTAAAGAAGTGTTTTTGTATTCAATCTGCCCTTAAGATAGGATTCCTGTCATCTGACTTGAAACAGACATCTGTGACTAACGCCCTACCCACTCCTGTACGGGTGGCATTTTAGGAGCTAATAGAAGAATTATATGCTGCAGAGAATTAAATGTGTACAAGCTATTCATTTGGAAAACCCGTGCTATAGTGGTATATATAATAGTGTGTTATAATAGGTTACCACTATCAGTAATATTACtagcatttttttgttgttcattACCATCTTAAATgttcagaaaaaacaaatattctacaacaatattttaaaaagacaatcccatacatttaaacttttaaatagTTTCCTAGTTATAGCTGGTTtggtaatgtttttttatgcaGAAACCAGAAATGCTAATATTGGTTTACTTTTGTAGTTTTTAGTGGCTCCAAACCTGTGCAATTTCTGACTTTCTGACTCTCTCTCCCCAACTAGGGTACCAGTGCAGCCGGAGCAGTCTGTCTGCTTACACCCAGGCAGAGTCACAAGCAGGCAGTAGTCTGATGCAGCAAGGTGAGCGTGCAATTCCAATTGAAGGCATAAATGAATGAGAGACATAGAGGCAGtcagtattttaatatataattcccctgttttctccttcaaGGCTACACGCACGGAAGCAACGTTTTCAGCTACACACAGGGAGATTCACACCAAACGCAAAGTATGATATTGCAGCAAGGTAATAATTCGTTTCACCCGTTTTAAATCAATAGTGCTAAAGTGACCTAAAGACAGATGAATAATATGGAGAGAAGTCAGTTAGAGCCATGTTCTTATAGTATCCTGTATCAAACTATTACATCAAGACCAAATTATCAGAAAGGAGTTATATTGTCtactaatgtatttattcatttttgtgtttttttttattttttattttacaaaatggtcttgtaatgaaaatcaggtGTGGGCATATTTCCAATCTTAACAAATTGCTACATACAATAGTAGTTTGACTCTATCATGGGACATGGGGATGCTTTAATAAGTTAATTATCGTCCACATAAGGTTAAACCATTTTAGGATTTAAATCTTCAATTTGATCTCGATTTCATCTCTAAGGGGTGAAGACACAAGACATTCTGTCTATCGGCAATTACTGGAAAAGGCTTTTCttttacatacacacagccaTGGAAATATGTTTTGAACACGTGTTTGTGGATTTGACTAAGCTCCTTTAAACTCCAATTCTTCTGAAGCCATATCTAAACACATCTTTACCCCCCTTAACAGCAATGGAAACCTGAATTTCACACTGCATTTCTTTGAACCTTTAACAAACGGACACTTATTTTAAAAGTGACTGCATAACTGTGTGAAACCTTAACTTTAATCCTCCAATGCTGATAAATGACATCAGAAATAGATTTAATTATGATTTTAGCACAGTGTTACTCTTAACAGACATTGTATTGGGGTAGGGAAGAggattttaacaaacaaacaaacaaataaaatcaaagaaGTATAAATGGTTATGGTTCTTTTCTCAGGGAGAGGACATCTTTCCAGTATGTTGACCACAGTAAAGCGCCCCAGTTCTGAAGACTCCACACAAGGCATTGGGCCTAAGGTTCAAAGGCAAAGCATTAACTAGATTGTAAGTTATCCTAATTTTACATTcctaatttttttttatgtgctgcTTAGTACTTGCTTGGTTGTTTCAGTGATTTTAAAATCGTGTGGCACTTTGGCATAACCCACTACCTAGCCTTAATGGCATCTGGATCTGTTTATTCTCTTAGAGCAAAGAAAAGCACAGCAGAAAGTATGACTCGTTTCCAAACGAGATGAGAAGACGACAAGGGAAAattacatacaaacaaacaaacaaacaaacaaacaaacaggtggAAATAAAACTTGTATTATGTAATTTACTAAGTTAAACCACGATATGTTATTTGTTCCCACACAGCTACCATTCATTGAGTTAGTCATTTGTGCATATGTATCAAATTAGTGTTTAATTTGCTTGTTTActgattattttttcatttgtttttttcttttacagtgaCATGTAAAGACAATTAACCAGAAAGGCCATGAACAGAAGTGCAGAAGAGCTCTCTACTTTTATTAAAGCTTTGTATCTTTGTTGAGGGGGGGGGGATAAACCTACCTTTTTTGAAGTGCATGATCTTTCTGTAAGCACATTtccatgtttttacattttctgaaatgtatatTCTTACAGGGACAATCCAAActgttgtgtatatataaagtatttGATTAATTCttcacaaaaaatgtaaatatttgatattgtatttttttttctttagttatAGACCCATCGATATATTTTTGATATTACAAATATGATCTTTACAAATTTAACTTTTGTTCTGTATTGAATCTTCAAGAAACAGGGAAAAATAGTTTTAGAAACTTTCAACCTGAATTTTCTTTTACTTGCAGGATGTTTTCTATTTCCATATGCTTTCAATATTGTCACCAAAATATATCATTCAACTTTCTCTTTAAAAcagttaattttttttctaCACAGTACTATTGCCATTATGTACAATAGCACGATGTAATGGTTATTTATGTGCGTTTTGTCTTTTCAcagtgtttaattaaaattgtgttaattgttgttttcttattttaacgTTGATTGcagtttcttaaaaataaacaacaatgtAAATGTGACAAAAGTTATggccatgaaatatatatacatacacacacacatacacagtacagtggcttaagaataagaaaataaatggccCCGTCTGAAGTTCTGACTTGAATCTGATGGAGAATATGTGGAAACACTTAAACTGCTGTCCTTAAACTAAACCCATGCAACTTGCGAGAGCTTGATCAAACCTGCCAAAAAGAATGGGCAAAATTTGCATACTTGGTAGAGTCTTacacttgcagctgtaattgctgacaGGTGCTTCAAtcctgaatacttatgcaatcaccATGTAACTCATCTTACCCTTAGAAGTATTCTGTTAgagtaaaaaaataagtaaaaataataaggaTGCATAATTTTGAGATTTCACTAATGGAACATACTTTTTGCAAGGCACTAGAAT
Coding sequences within it:
- the cry1b gene encoding cryptochrome-1b; amino-acid sequence: MVVNTVHWFRKGLRLHDNPSLRESIQGADTVRCVYILDPWFAGSSNVGINRWRFLLQCLEDLDASLRKLNSRLFVIRGQPADVFPRLFKEWNINRLSFEYDSEPFGKERDAAIKKLASEAEVEVIVRISHTLYDLEKIIELNGGQPPLTYKRFQTLISRMDPLETPVEPITPEVMGKCTTPLSDDHDEKFGVPTLEELGFDTEGLPSAVWPGGETEALTRLERHLERKAWVANFERPRMNANSLLASPTGLSPYLRFGCLSCHLFYFKLTDLYKKVKKNSSPPLSLYGQLLWREFFYTTATNNPRFDKMEGNQICVQIPWDKNPEALAKWAEGRTGFPWIDAIMTQLRQEGWIHHLARHAVACFLTRGDLWISWEEGMKVFEELLLDADWSVNAGSWMWLSCSSFFQQFFHCYCPVGFGRRTDPNGDYIRRYLPVLRGFPAKYIYDPWNAPESVQKVAKCVIGVHYPKPMVNHAEASRLNIERMKQIYQQLSCYRGLGLLASVPSNPTGSGNGGMVGFSSGEGMHASHTPTGIMEAQAVSVLAYSHGESHTGMQQQGYQCSRSSLSAYTQAESQAGSSLMQQGYTHGSNVFSYTQGDSHQTQSMILQQGRGHLSSMLTTVKRPSSEDSTQGIGPKVQRQSIN